The Synechococcus sp. BL107 nucleotide sequence GCAGTGATCGGTGCGTTGCGATGGAACAACGGGACGGTTCAACAAAATCCGTTCTATCGTCATGGCAGTCAAAAATCGGGACTACAACTGAACGCTTGTTTTTTTAAGCACAGAAATCGCCTGATTTAGCCCTACCAAATCCGACGACACAATGTTTGCTGACGCTCTCCCATCAGCAGCCATGGGTGGAGCTCTCCAATCTGAAGCAACGGTCCGCCAAGACGCCTTTGGACTCGTGGAACTCCGGACTCTCGAATTCGTTTCCCCGATTTAACCGTTATGACAACACCCTCATACCAAGAGTTCACGCTGAAGCCCTTCAGCAAACGAAGCAATACAAGGGCTCTCCTTCAAATTGCCAACACGCTGATTCCGTATGGGCTGTTGTGGTGGCTCATGCTTCAAGCAGCAGCGGTGTCTCTCTGGCTCACTCCGCCGTTTTTGATCATTCTCAGCTTGTTCTCGCTGAGAAGTTTTTCGCTAATGCACGATTGCGGTCATGGATCGCTGTTCGAAACAGCACGGCTAAATCGGATCTTCGGGTTCCTTCTGGGCGTCGTTAACGCGATTCCGCAGCTCTCTTGGTCGATCGATCACGCCTATCACCACAAGACCAACGGCGACTGGGAACGTTATCGAGGGGTTGCTGATTTCCTCAGCCTGGATGAATTTCAAAACCTCAGCCGCAAAGAACAGAGGATTTACGAAACAACCCACCACCCACTAATGGCCATTCCAGGTGGATTTTATTACTTAGCGATCAAACCAAGACTCGACCTCTTGATTGGGCTCATCAGTCCAAAAAATCGCATGTGGGGTTCAAGAGAGGAATTAAATGATCTTTGCCTGAGTAATTTATTTAGCCTGATTGCTGTGATCTGCCTAGGATGGTGGATTGGCTTCGGATTGTTCCTTAGCCTTTACAGCGTTGTTCTTTGCCTAACAGCCAGCAGCCTGATTTATGTGTTCTACGTACAGCACATTTTTGAAAATAGCTACGCCAATCCAAGCCAGGGATGGAGCCCAATGCGTGGTGCATTAGAAGGTTCGAGCTTGCTCGTTCTCCCACCGATACTTCAATGGTTTACAGCCAGCATCGGATTCCACAACATCCATCATCTCTGCGAGCGCATTCCTAATTACAATTTAGAAGCCTGTCATCAGCAGAATCAGCACCTCTTACAAAATGTGCCGACGTTGACACTAGGAACCATGCTGCAATGCTCAAAATTCCTCTTGTGGGACCCTGCCAAAATGAGCCTTGCTGAAATTCCATCTCAAGATAAACTGAGTGCGATTTAGAAATTTTGAGGGAATCTATTTCAATTAATATTTAGAAATTTCCCCCTTACCTGAATTTAATTTATAGCAAAGTTACCAAAATACTATTCTATTATTAGGAGTCAATATTTCCCATATTTCCACACTAATCCACCTCCTAGATGACCAAAAACTTTCCTTCAATTCAGGACACATGGGCATGGCAATCCCATCAAATTAGATGGTCACTGATGGGAGATCCAACGGCACCGACGGCGGTGATATTGATCCATGGCTTTGGGGCCAACACCAACCACTGGCGCTTCAACCAACCAGTACTGGGAGCGCAAACTCCCACCTACGCCATTGATCTGCTCGGGTTCGGGGGCAGTGATCAACCCAGGGCCCGACTAAAGGATGAACCCGTCACAGCCGACGCGGTGCATTACGGCTTTGATCTCTGGGGCCAGCAGGTAGCCGACTTCTGCGAAGAAGTGATCGACAAACCTGTGTTGCTGATTGGCAACTCCATCGGTGGCGTCGTCGCCCTACGAGCCGCACAACTGCTGGGAAGCCGCTGCCGCGGCGTGGTGCTGATCGATTGCGCCCAACGGTTAATGGACGACAAACAACTGGCCACGCAACCGGCCTGGATGGCCTGGATTCGACCCCTACTCAAAACGATGGTGCGTCAGCGCTGGCTGAGCACAGCCCTCTTCCGCAATGCCGCTCGACCCGGCGTAATCCGCAGTGTGCTGAAGCAGGCCTATCCCAGCGACGCCAACATCGACGACGCGTTGGTGGACCTGCTGTTTCAACCAACCCAACGCGATGGAGCTGCCGAAGCCTTCCGCGGCTTTATCAACCTCTTCGACGACTATTTGGCCCCAGAGTTGATGCAGCACCTGTCAATTCCGGTAGATCTGATCTGGGGAGAAAAGGATCCTTGGGAACCCTTACTGGAAGCCCAACGTTGGTGCGACAGCATCAACTGCGTGCGCTCGCTCACAGTGATTCCTGAGGCCGGGCATTGCCCTCATGACGAGGCACCGGACGCCACAAATGAAGCGTTGCTCAAAACATTGATGACCTCTATGCCTCCACTGACGACGTCATGACACGCCAAAACTGCTGATCACTGAGTGCCCCAAAACTCCAAAGTGCCGCAAGACATTGATAGTCTTCAACGAGAAATCGCTTGAGATTGTTAACCGCTGCAGCATCAAGATCCTGGCCAATCGCCCGCTTGGATGCATTGCTGCGTTCTCGCACTTCGGCCGCATCAACACCCAGGATCCTGGTGCAATCTGCAGCCAAGGTTTCCTGACACACCACTCCCAAAATATTGGTAGGGATGACAACAGCCAAAAGAGGTCGACAGTAAAAAGAGATCGACTCGCGCAAATGATGCACAACATGAAAATCTCTTGCGACAGCCTGATTAAGCCGCCCATCAGACCAATACAAAGAACGGGCCATTGTTCCCAAACTCTTATAAGTGCTTAAAACCTTTCTTTCACCAGGAAAGCGGCGCACCTGATCTGGCAACGCATCATCAACTACGAGTTTGTAGCGCCACTCGAATGCGGAGAAGGCCCTATCAATCGGATTGCGAAGGCAAAAAAGATAATCACAAGTCGAATCTACGACGACACCATTGATGTGAGATTCAAAGAAGGAAGAGTATTTTTCACTGATAACAAGTGAACGAGGGAGGAGCTTTTCAACTGTTGATCCCCCGCACTTACCAATATGTACAAACTGCAATCGCCGCTTCAAAGCATGAGCCAGATATCTGGCCCAAGCTTAAAGAGGCTTCAGCAAGCGACATAGGCCTCCACCTGATCACTCACCCGACGTAAACCGGCCAAGCCATCACGTTCGAGGTTGCGAACACGATCGCGGCTCATCCCAAGGATGCGGCCGATACCCGTCAGGCTCATTGGGTCTTCACCATCCATCCCGAAGCGCATGCGCAGCACTTGTTCCTGGAGATGGGGTAGCTGGCCCAGCAAGCTGCGCAAATCGCCCTTGAGGCAATCCTCTTCCACTTGATCGCTGGGGAGCTCATTATCTCCGGAAAGAAGCTCCAACAATTCAGTATCGTCACCGTCACCCACCTTCATCTCCAGGCTCACAGGCTGACGGGCACGGCACATCAAATCTTTGACTTCGTCTTCAGGCAGATCGACAAATTGGGCAAGCTCCGTCACGGTGGGGGTGCGACCCAACTCTTGACTGAGCTCACGCTGGCCCTTCTTGAGCTTGTTCAGCATCTCGGTGATGTGAATCGGCAGGCGGATCGTGCGGCTTTTCTCTGCGATGGCACGGGTGATGCCCTGACGAATCCACCAGTAGGCGTAGGTAGAAAACTTGTAACCGCGGGTGGGGTCAAACTTTTCAACGCCGCGAACCAGACCAATAGTGCCTTCCTGGATCAGATCCAGAAGTTCCATATTCCGTTTGGTGTATTTCTTGGCAACGCTCACAACGAGACGAAGATTGGCCGCCACCATCCGCTCCTTGGCGCGATGACCCTGCTGCAACTTCCGCTTGAGCTGAACAGTGCTGAGTTCAGCAGCCTTGGCGAGTTGATCGCGGGCGGGCTTGGCTCCATCCCTGCTCTCCAACTCGGCCTCAAGAGTTTCGATCTCCATCAGCTGCTGAACCTGACGACCAAGGGTGATTTCTTGCTCATGGGTGAGCAAGGGCACTCGTCCAATATCCCGGAGATACGAACGCACCAGATCGACGTCAACACTGACGGTTCGGGTAGAAGTTGCTGGTTTTGAAGCAGCGGTAGCGACGGGTGCCATGGCGCTTCGTTGAGTTATGTAAAGCGTACCCCTAAGAAACGTAAACAAGCTCTCAGAAAGCAGAAGCCGCCAAGAATTGGGTAGAAATACCTGCTGCCTGACCCAGCTGCGGCAGGTTCAGCAGCAGCCACTGCGCCGTTTTCAAATAAATGAGCGTCCCGGCCACGTCGGTACACGTGGTGATGAACGGTGTGGACATCAGGGCTGGATCCAGGCCCATCCGGTCGAACAACAGCGGAAACGCCGCTCCAGCCGTTGCCGCCAGGGTGGTAATCGCCAGCAAGCTGATCCCCACCGACACCCCCACCAAGGCGCCCCCACCACGCCACCAGGCAAAGGGCAGCACCACAATCATCATCAATACCCCGAGAACGGCACCGGCCATCGCTTCCCGCAGCACCGCTTGCAGAGGCTTCAAAACCGAAATGCTTTGGGTGCTCAATCCACGGATCACCACGGTGGAACTCTGGGCACCGACATTGCCACCGGTGCCTCCCAATAAAGGAATGAACGCTGCCAAGAGCACCACTTGCTTCAGCACGGCCTCATTCGCTGCAATCACCTCCGAGGTGAAGAAACTCGCCACCACGAGCACCGACAGCCAAACAATCCGGCGGCGGGCGACGGTAAACAAGTTGCTGCTGAAGTAATCGTCTTCGTCGCCAGCTTGCACAGCACCAGCGGCGTAGAGGTCGCGGGTGGCCTCCTGCTCAATCACGTCGATCACGTCATCAACGGTGACGATGCCCACCAAGCGCTGCTCTGAATCCACCACAGGCACAGCCAAAAAGTCGTAGCGCTGAATCGTGCGAGCCACCTTTTCTTGGTCGGTGTCGGTGGAAACGCTGAGCACATCACCCGTCATCACATCACCAATGCGCGCCTTCAAATCCGCCGTCACCAAATCCCTGAGGGAGAGGATCCCCGTGAGGCAGCGTTCTGCATCGGTGACGTATAGGGAATAAATGGTTTCGGTGTCGCGAGCGCGACGACGCACGATCTCCAACGCTGTGGCAGCGGTTTGGTTCTCCTTGAGAGCGATGTATTCCGTCGTCATCAAACGACCAGCCGTTTCCGCCTCGTAGCCGAGCAATTGGGCTGTAACCCTGCGCTCTTCCGGGCTGAGCTCACTCAAGAGCTGACGAACCACTTTGGCGGGCAGCTCCTCCAACAACCGTGCCCGGTCGTCTGGAGACATCTCCTCGACCACCTCGCGCATCTCACCGGAGCGCAACAGGCGCAATAGGCTCTGCTGGGTTGCGCTGTCGAGATATTCATAAACACTGATTGCCTCATCCTTCCCGAGGAAACGAAACGCAAGGGCCTGAAGGTTGGTGGGCAAATTGCCGATCGCCTCAGCGATATCCACCGGCTGCACCGGCTTCAACAACAGCTTCACCGCGTCGTAGTTCCCGACAGACAGCATCGACTCCAGTTGTTGGCTGACCACTTCCGCCACCAACTCGAGCTCAACCGTGACGTTGCCGGCTTCGTGCCCCGCTGCCTCCGTCATGCTTCTCCGGCCGGGATTTCAAGTATGGCCGTTCATGCCGGTTAATCTTTCGAAATATCCGGCTTTAGGCATGACGATCAACATCAGTGGTGTTTCCGTAACGTCCCCAGACGGCTCCACCAAATCTCTCGGCGACTACGCGGGGAAGGTGCTGCTGATCGTAAATGTGGCCAGCAAATGTGGTTTCACCAAGCAGTACGCCGGGCTTCAAGCACTGAATGAGGCCTATGCCGACAAGGGATTGGCTGTGCTTGGTTTCCCTTGCAACGATTTCGGCGCTCAGGAACCAGGAACGTTGGATGAAATCAAGAGCTTCTGTTCCGCCACCTACGGCGCAGACTTTGAACTCTTCGACAAAGTGAACGCGAAGGGAAGCACCACAGAGCCTTACACCACTCTGAACAAGACTGAACCCGCCGGAGATGTGGCCTGGAATTTTGAAAAGTTCTTGGTGGGCAAAGACGGAACGGTGATTGCCCGTTACAAGAGTGATGCCACCCCCGAGGCGCTTAAGGCTCCGATCGAGGCGGCGTTGGCCGCCTAACCCTCTGGCCAACCCACAACCCAAGGGCTGCGGCGCCCAGTCCCAGCCCAAGGGTGAGACAGATGAGGCCTGAGGCCTCAAGAATCTTTCCAGCGCTGATCAATTGCATCGCCTCCAACATCCAGCTGCTGAAGGTGGTGAGGGATCCACAGAAACCAATCCCAATCAAGAGCTGACGACGTGGCGCTGCGGGCAAGCCGGCGAGCAAGCCGAGCAATGCAGCACCCAGCACATTCACCAGCAGATGGTGATCGGAGCCATGGAGCGCCACCTGCCAACGCAGTAGCGCTCCAGGAACAGCGCCAAGGGCCACCAGGAACAACTCCTGCAGTTCTGCAGTTAACGAACGCTGCTGCTCAGGCATAGCTCCCCAGGCCGTAACCAGCCCCTGCTGCGCACAGACCAAACACAATCGAAGTCAGCGCTAAAACAAGCGACACGAAGGGGCGACCAGACCGCAATTCATTGAGAAGCTCCACGGCAAAAGTGGAGAAGGTGCTGAGGCTTCCAAAAAATCCCACCCCGATCAACATCGCAAGGCGTGGGTTGGCACTGCAGCTTTGAACAAGCGCCAACACCAAGCCCAAGCCGAAGCAGGCGATTACATTCACGACAAACGTGCCCCAGTGCTTTTTGGGCACCATCGGCTCGAAGTGATTGACCGTTTTTAGGCGCAGCCAGGCACCGGGGATCGCCCCGAATCCGACCAGCAGCGCTTCAAGCGCGGAGCCAGCCACGGGGTTGATCCTCACCAAGTGGTTGGACGTGCAGCCAGTCATTGCCATCCGCCGCCGACCAGCGCCGTAGCAAACGCAGTGAGGTTCCAGCCCTCAGGGTGCTGAGACGCGGCGCTACAGCCATCGGACTCAAACGCAGGGGCGCATCAGACGCCACGTGCAGATGACCACCAACACCGACGCGACGTCGCACTTGCGGTTGCCGAAAATCTGCACCACCGGCTGGCATGGCTGCTGGGGCCATCAAGGCCACTCCCAGCAGCCAACTCCATCGCAACATCGGACCCATCAAATGTCGAGTGCTGCCATATCCAATTCTTTGCTATGGGTTTCGATGAACTCACGGCGAGGGGCCACTTTGTCGCCCATCAGAATCGTGAAAATTCGGTCAGCTTCCAAAGCATCTTCGATTTCAATTCGCTTCATCATCCGCGTACTGGGATCCATCGTGGTTTCCCACAATTGCTTGGGCATCATTTCACCCAAACCCTTAAAACGCTGGATCGTGTATTTGGCATTTTCACCAAACCCTTTAAGCGTCTTTTGCAGGTCAGATTCGTTGTAGCAATAGGTGTGATTTTTACCGCGCTCAACCTTATACAGAGGCGGACAGGCGATATAAATATATCCACCTTCCACCAATTCTCGCTTGTAGCGATAGAAGAATGTAAGGATCAAGGTGCGAATGTGAGCGCCATCCACATCAGCATCCGTCATGATCACAACACGGTGATAACGGAGGCTTTTTTGATCAAATTCTTCCCCTTTAATACCCAGACCTAATGCTGTAATGAGAGCTTGGATTTCTGTGTTTTTATAAATCTTCGAATCGTCTGTTTTCTCGATATTGAGAATTTTGCCCCGCAAAGGAAGAATCGCTTGAAAACGACGGTCGCGTCCTTGCTTGGCCGAGCCACCAGCAGAATCACCCTCCACGATGTAGATCTCAGACTCGCTGGGATCGCGGGAGCTGCAATCAGCCAGCTTCCCAGGGAGGGTTGAGCTCTCTAAAACACTCTTACGTCGCACCAGTTCGCGGGCACGGCGTGCAGCCTCAGCAGCATTAAAGGCTTGAATCGCTTTCTCCAGGATCAGACTGATCACTGAAGGATTGAATTCAAGGAATTGGCTGAGGGCTTCGCCAACTAAATTATCAACAATGCCGCGAACCTCGGTGTTACCGAGCTTGGTTTTTGTTTGCCCTTCAAACTCAGGTTCCGGCACTTTGACCGACAACACCGCCGTTAGGCCTTCGCGAATGTTTTCGCCAGCCAAATTGGAATCGGCATCCTTGCGTTTGCCCAATTTCTTGGCAAAAGCATTCAGCGTGCGGGTAAGGACCGTTTTTAAGCCTTCAATATGAGTGCCACCATCCACTGTTCGGATGTTGTTGGCAAAACCAAGAATGCTGTCGGAATAGGCATCAGCGCACCACTGCAAGGCAGCTTCCACCTGGACACCATCTTTCTCAGAATTCACATAAATAATGTCTGGATGAAGGGCATCCTTTGCCTTATTCATGTAGGCGACGTATTCCTTGATGCCGCCTTCGTAGAAATAGATCTCCTCATGGGGATCACCGGCATCGCTCAGGGAGGCTTCGCGCTCATCGCGGAAGACGATCTGCACCCCACCGTTGAGATAGGCCAGCTCTCGCAAACGCGCTGACAGGGTGGCGTAATCAAAAACGATCCCGCCGGTAAAAATTTGAAGATCCGGCAGAAAACACACTGTGGTGCCGGTTTCACCCTGCTCAGCCTCCGACTGAGACTCGGACAACAAACTGCCAATCGCAGCACCCCGCTCAAACCGTTGGCGGTGCACCTGACCTTGACGACGCACGGTGACCTGCACCCATTCACTCAGGGCGTTGACGACAGACACACCAACGCCGTGCAAGCCACCGGACACCTTGTATCCACCTGCTCCAAACTTGCCACCGGCATGCAACACGGTGAGCACCGTTTCCAGGGCACTCTTTCCCGTGCGGGGATGCACATCCGTGGGGATACCGCGCCCGTTATCGGTCACGGAAGCGGAGCCATCAGCGCCAAGAATCACCGTGATTCGGTCGCAATGCCCAGCCAGGGCCTCATCCACCGCGTTATCCACCACCTCGTACACCAGGTGATGCAGACCCCGGGGTCCGGTGGTGCCGATGTACATCCCCGGGCGTTTCCGGACGGGCTCAAGCCCCTCCAACACCTGAATCTGTTCAGCGCCGTATTCGTTCTGGACCTTGGAAGCGTCGCTCATTCAGAAGCTCTCAAGTCAGGAAACTGGGTTCTATGGGGCCGCAACGGGTCTGAACCACGATCTGACATTCTCAATTTTACACCGGGTGTCTACAGCGTCCTGCAGAGGCCTCTGAAGCGCTATCTCCAACTGGCCTCCACCCCCTTTGATCTGCGGCGATGTCCACACAACCACTCGTGATCACCTTGCTAGGGCCCACCGCCAGCGGCAAAACCGCCCTCGCCCTTGAGCTGGCCGAACGGCTCGAACTGCCGGTGATCAACGTGGATTCCCGCCAGCTGTATCGGGAGATGGACGTGGGCACCGCCAAACCCACCGCCGAACAACAGGCCCGGGTAACGCACCACCTACTCGACCTGCGCAATCCCAACCAGCCGATCACGCTGCAGGAATTTCAAGCGGAGGCCACGTCCTGCATTGAACGTGAACTATCTGAACGGGGCGTCGCCCTACTCGTGGGCGGCAGCGGTTTGTACCTGAAAGCTTTAACGAGCGGTCTCAAACCGCCGGCCGTAGGTCCACAACCCGAGCTGCGCAAGCAGTTCAGTGCTATGGGACAGGCCATCTGCCATCCGCTCTTGGCCGCCGCTGATCCAATCGCCGCAGCCAAAATTTCCCCTGCGGATGCGGTCCGCACCCAACGCGCTTTGGAGGTGCTGTACGCCTCAGGCCAACCGATGAGTGGCCAGGCCAGCGTGGAGCCTCCCCCCTGGCGAATTTTGGAGTTAGGGCTCGATCCCAGCAACCTGCGGCAACGGATCAACCAACGCACCGAACAGCTGTATCAGGACGGCCTGGTGGAGGAGACCCAACGCTTGGCCGACCGCTACGGAGCCGACTTACCGCTGCTGCAAACGATCGGCTACGCAGAAGCACTGCAAATCAACGATGGATCGATCACACGGGCATCGGCGATCGCCACAACCTGCCAGCGCACGCGGCAATTCGCCAAACGTCAACGCACCTGGTTTCGGCGACAACACACTCCCCAATGGCTCAGCGAACAGGATCTGTTAACGGAAGCGATGACGCTGATCGAACAACACCTAGGCTGATCCAAGCAGACGTTGTGTTTTTAGTGTTGTCTGCACCTGTTCCCTTTTCCCTCTGAATGGCTCCACGTCCCCGTTTTGACCGTCGCGCTCCAGTAAGGGAGCTTCCAAACATCAATGACCGAATCAGTTACCCCCAGTTGCGGGTTGTTGATTCAGACGGCAGCCAACTCGGAGTGATCAGTCGGGAAGACGCGCTGGAAGTGGCCAAAGAGCGCGAATTGGATCTGGTGCTGGTGAGTGAAAAAGCCGATCCGCCGGTGTGCCGGATCATGGACTACGGCAAATTCAAATTTGAGCAAGAAAAGAAAGCCAAAGAAGCCAAGAAGAAGTCGCACCAGACCGAAGTTAAAGAAGTGAAAATGCGATACAAGATCGATTCGCACGATTACGACGTGCGTATCGGCCAAGCACAACGCTTCCTCAAAGCCGGCGACAAGGTGAAGTGCACCGTGATTTTCCGTGGCCGGGAAATTCAGCACACCGCCCTAGCCGAGGTTTTGTTGCGGCGCATGGCGAAAGACTTGGAAGAAAAGGCGGAAATCCAGCAATCCCCCAAGCGAGAGGGACGCAACATGATCATGTTTCTGACGCCTCGTAAGACCCCCCTCCTGAAAAAAGACGACAAGGATTCGAGCGTGCACCAAGCGATCCGCACCATCCCTGCACCTCCACGGTCCACCGCCACCAAGGTGGCGGCCCCCCAGGCCTAATTAACCCTCGAGCAAAAGTTGCCAACCCTGGGATGAGTCCTCAGGGTTAATGCTGCTGCGCTCCTCACCCCTCAAGCCGTAGTCGGAGCCGTTGAGTTCGATTGATCTGATCGGCAGTTATTCATAGCCCCTCTGTGGCGTCGACCCTCAGACAGATCCTGGTCCAAATAGGACAAATCGAGCCCAGGCGCCGTTCTTGCAATAACTGCATCGACCGAGCCGGTATTCCAGAGGCCGCAAGCCGATTGACAACGCTGCGCACCCAGCCATTCACGCCAGATGCCTCAGGTAGCACGATAGCTACACGTGATTGAGTAAATATATCTCCTATATCGTCCAAGCTTGAAGCGGTGGGCGACCACCAACAGCGAAGTGGCACAGCTCCTGAGCTCAAATCGACCCAGTCGCCGCTTGGAGAGTTGGAGATTGTCACAGGCTCTCGGACACACAAGCAATTGTCACCAGCGGATTCGCTCCGTATGGTGGCCGCATTACAACCTGGCCCACCGGCGTGCGATTTCATATCCAGCAGGAAAGCGACATCCCCGCGTCGACCCAGCTGTACAACCAAATCTGCTTCGCCATTGCTGCACGGCACTACCCGCCTGGCCACCGATTACCGAGTACGCGACAGCTGGCGATGCAGACCGGATTACACCGCAACACGATCAGCAAGGTGTACCGCCAGCTTGAAACCGACGGTGTGGTGGAGGCCATGGCCGGATCGGGCATCTATGTACGCGACCAGCAGAAACCGCGGGAAATCAAAACTCCACCCCACATCCGCAACCGCGGCGTCACCGATCTCGATCGGGAAGTGCGCAAATGCGTGGATGGTCTGCTGAACGCAGGCTGCACGCTGCAGCAGACCCGTGAGCTGCTCACCCGGGAAATCGACTGGCGGCTGCGCTGTGGCGCCCGGGTGTTGGTGAGCACGCCCCGGGAAGACATTGGTGCTTCGATGCTGATCGCTGAGGAATTGGAGCCCTGCCTCGACGTGCCCGTGGAAGTGGTACCGATGGAGGAATTGGAAAACGTGCTGGAAACCTCCAGTAATGGAACGGTGGTGACCAGCCGTTACTTCCTCCAGCCCGTGGAGGAGCTGGCCAAAAAACACAGCGTGCGGGCTGTGGCGGTGGATCTCAACGATTTCCGCAATGAGCTGGCCATGCTGAAGGAGCTACGCCCCGGCAGTTGCGTGGGCCTGGTGAGCATCAGCCCCGGTATCTTGCGGGCCGCCGAAGTGATCCTGCACTCGATGCGCGGCAACGACCTTCTGCTGATGACGGCCACTCCAGATGTAGGGAGTCGTCTGTTGGCGCTGTTGCGCGCCTCCAGCCACGTGCTCTGCGATCGCCCCAGCTTGCCCCTTGTTGAACAGAGCCTGCGCCAAAACCGATCGCAACTGATGCGAATGCCGCAACTGCACTGCGCCGAGAGTTACCTCAGCACCGATACGATCGATTTACTCCGCAAGGAGATCGGCCTGCAAACCCCCGCGACCGCCAGCTGACCCCCGCCGATGCTTGATCAGATCCGAGCCGATCTCGCCATCATCCGCGAGCGCGATCCGGCTGCTCGCGGTTGGCTGGAGATGCTGTTTTGCTATCCAGGCCTCCACGCCATCAGTCTGCACCGGTTCAGCCATCGGCTTTGGCGCAGCCGCTTGCCGCTCAAGCTCCTGGCCCGCTGCATCAGCCAAGTGGGGCGTGCCCTAACCGGCATCGAAATTCATCCCGGTGCACGCATCGGCCACAGTGTGTTTATCGACCACGGCATGGGTGTAGTGATCGGGGAAACCGCGGAAATCGGGCACCGATGCCTGCTGTATCAGGGCGTCACCCTGGGTGGAACCGGCAAAGACCATGGCAAGCGCCATCCCACGTTGGGGGAAAACGTTGTGGTGGGAGCAGGGGCCAAGGTGCTAGGGGCGATCACGATCGGGCCCAACACCCGCATTGGCGCTGGCTCAGTGGTAGTGAGAGATGTGGAAGAAGACTCCACCGTGGTGGGCATCCCCGGCCGGGTGATCCACCAAAGCGGCGTCCGTATCAACCCCCTAGCCCATTCCGCCCTCCCCGATGCGGAAGCAAATGTAATCCGCAACTTGATGGAGCGAATCGACGAGCTGGAGACCACGGTGAACGCCCTAAGAAGCTGCCTCGATGACGTGGCAACAGATTGTGCTCTGCAAGACGACCATGGTGGCGAGGCACAAAGCCTCAAAGACAGGGAAATCCTTGAATTTCTCGGGGAGAGCAGCGGGTGATCATCGATCACACCCTGAAGATCGTGCTGCTGCATGTGCCCAAATGTGCGGGCACCAGCCTCCGCCAAGCCTTTTTGGAGGATGGGCAAGACCGAGACGTGGTGAGCTTTTTCGATTTCGAATACAACCCTGTACTGCATCGCCAGGTGGACAAAGCCCACCTTCCGTTAATGGATCTGCGCCATTTCCCGGAATGGCGGTTTCTCAAGCGGTATGCGGTGATCGCCTGCATTCGGCATCCCTATGAACGCTTGGCCTCGGCGTGTCGGGAGTTTCTCCGACAAAACAGTCGAGACACAGAAGTGCAGATGCGCACGCAACTCCCCAACCAAGAACAACGGTTGGCTTACCTGCGACGACTTCCCGCAGCGATGGACGCCCACGATTTGCGGTGGGTGCATGGCTTCCCAATCCACTGGTTTACCCACTACGGCAAGAGAGCCAAGGTGCAACATCTGATCCGATGCAGTGATCTAGCTGAAGATCTCACCGACTTGGGTGCACGGCTGAAGTGGCCAAAGGGCCTACGCACCAAGCTGGCGGCCGTAGGAGCTGGGGCGGGTCGCCGCCAAACGGCGGATCTTGATGATCTCAGCCACGACCCAAACCTCCGGGCCATGGCCAACCTGCTGCACAGCAACGACTTTCGCTGCTTTGGCTTTGCGCGCAGCGAGGCCTACTTTGAGGATCCAGATCTGGCCGACCACGTGCAGCAGTGTCTGCGGTTGGGGCCATCCCA carries:
- a CDS encoding fatty acid desaturase codes for the protein MTTPSYQEFTLKPFSKRSNTRALLQIANTLIPYGLLWWLMLQAAAVSLWLTPPFLIILSLFSLRSFSLMHDCGHGSLFETARLNRIFGFLLGVVNAIPQLSWSIDHAYHHKTNGDWERYRGVADFLSLDEFQNLSRKEQRIYETTHHPLMAIPGGFYYLAIKPRLDLLIGLISPKNRMWGSREELNDLCLSNLFSLIAVICLGWWIGFGLFLSLYSVVLCLTASSLIYVFYVQHIFENSYANPSQGWSPMRGALEGSSLLVLPPILQWFTASIGFHNIHHLCERIPNYNLEACHQQNQHLLQNVPTLTLGTMLQCSKFLLWDPAKMSLAEIPSQDKLSAI
- a CDS encoding alpha/beta fold hydrolase, with protein sequence MGDPTAPTAVILIHGFGANTNHWRFNQPVLGAQTPTYAIDLLGFGGSDQPRARLKDEPVTADAVHYGFDLWGQQVADFCEEVIDKPVLLIGNSIGGVVALRAAQLLGSRCRGVVLIDCAQRLMDDKQLATQPAWMAWIRPLLKTMVRQRWLSTALFRNAARPGVIRSVLKQAYPSDANIDDALVDLLFQPTQRDGAAEAFRGFINLFDDYLAPELMQHLSIPVDLIWGEKDPWEPLLEAQRWCDSINCVRSLTVIPEAGHCPHDEAPDATNEALLKTLMTSMPPLTTS
- a CDS encoding RpoD/SigA family RNA polymerase sigma factor, with the translated sequence MAPVATAASKPATSTRTVSVDVDLVRSYLRDIGRVPLLTHEQEITLGRQVQQLMEIETLEAELESRDGAKPARDQLAKAAELSTVQLKRKLQQGHRAKERMVAANLRLVVSVAKKYTKRNMELLDLIQEGTIGLVRGVEKFDPTRGYKFSTYAYWWIRQGITRAIAEKSRTIRLPIHITEMLNKLKKGQRELSQELGRTPTVTELAQFVDLPEDEVKDLMCRARQPVSLEMKVGDGDDTELLELLSGDNELPSDQVEEDCLKGDLRSLLGQLPHLQEQVLRMRFGMDGEDPMSLTGIGRILGMSRDRVRNLERDGLAGLRRVSDQVEAYVAC
- the mgtE gene encoding magnesium transporter, producing the protein MTEAAGHEAGNVTVELELVAEVVSQQLESMLSVGNYDAVKLLLKPVQPVDIAEAIGNLPTNLQALAFRFLGKDEAISVYEYLDSATQQSLLRLLRSGEMREVVEEMSPDDRARLLEELPAKVVRQLLSELSPEERRVTAQLLGYEAETAGRLMTTEYIALKENQTAATALEIVRRRARDTETIYSLYVTDAERCLTGILSLRDLVTADLKARIGDVMTGDVLSVSTDTDQEKVARTIQRYDFLAVPVVDSEQRLVGIVTVDDVIDVIEQEATRDLYAAGAVQAGDEDDYFSSNLFTVARRRIVWLSVLVVASFFTSEVIAANEAVLKQVVLLAAFIPLLGGTGGNVGAQSSTVVIRGLSTQSISVLKPLQAVLREAMAGAVLGVLMMIVVLPFAWWRGGGALVGVSVGISLLAITTLAATAGAAFPLLFDRMGLDPALMSTPFITTCTDVAGTLIYLKTAQWLLLNLPQLGQAAGISTQFLAASAF
- a CDS encoding glutathione peroxidase gives rise to the protein MTINISGVSVTSPDGSTKSLGDYAGKVLLIVNVASKCGFTKQYAGLQALNEAYADKGLAVLGFPCNDFGAQEPGTLDEIKSFCSATYGADFELFDKVNAKGSTTEPYTTLNKTEPAGDVAWNFEKFLVGKDGTVIARYKSDATPEALKAPIEAALAA
- a CDS encoding CrcB family protein; the encoded protein is MPEQQRSLTAELQELFLVALGAVPGALLRWQVALHGSDHHLLVNVLGAALLGLLAGLPAAPRRQLLIGIGFCGSLTTFSSWMLEAMQLISAGKILEASGLICLTLGLGLGAAALGLWVGQRVRRPTPPRSEP
- a CDS encoding CrcB family protein, translating into MAGSALEALLVGFGAIPGAWLRLKTVNHFEPMVPKKHWGTFVVNVIACFGLGLVLALVQSCSANPRLAMLIGVGFFGSLSTFSTFAVELLNELRSGRPFVSLVLALTSIVFGLCAAGAGYGLGSYA